From the genome of Procambarus clarkii isolate CNS0578487 chromosome 66, FALCON_Pclarkii_2.0, whole genome shotgun sequence:
TGTGAAGATATGATGGAttgatgttgttgttgaggtaatattggtgatgatgatgagtgatgatgagaaaatatatataaatactatataCTGTCGCTTCTTGGCTTTACTTttcttaataaatataaataggcATCTATTTATCAAATTAACCTTCCaaaaatttataattataattatcatATGCTATCCCATTATTTGTTGTTAACTCACTGACTCTTTTTGAAAGTTAACTAATGAAGTAGAAATTTTAATGTTTCTCTTTCTTTACAGATTGATTATTTTAATATTGTACAACTCAAGGGAAAGGATATGATGAATATAATCTCAGTATCAATTATCATCTATCTGTCAACCATTAATTATTAAATAGATACCTCTGAATCCCTGGTGATGATAATAGTTTCGTTCTGGTTCCCAGCCTCAGTAGTCGGTGGTTGACGGCAGTGGTGTTCTTCAACATCTTGTTCTCGACTTCCTTCCTGGTCTCCAATAGGATCATCTTcttcttccccctcttcttcAATTAGATTCATCGTTAATAAGTCTTCTTCAGTGATATCCGTTCCTTGCAGCTGTTTGTACATCGATGGTGAGAGTTCCGTTTGCATACCGATGGGGAGTTCGATCCCAAAGACCGCCTTGTACGATGACAGTCCAACACCCCGGGAATATGCTATATTCTTATTAAATTGTACGAAGGGAAGACCGGCCGACCAATCTCGAGTTCGattctcacacatccaactgccaagcatttttGTAATGTCGCCGTTGGCCCGTTCTATGCTTCCCTTACTCTGGGGATGCCGGGGCTTACCGTTTAAAGGATTAACTTGGGCCATAATTCCGTCCGTAACTGATGAATCACTGCCGCCACGAATTCACGGCCGTTGTCGCTTTGCAGATATCGAGGGGCTCCAATGAGCGTAAAGATATCCAGCAAGTGACGAGCGACTTCTATCGCCTGTTTAGAGCGAAGAGGTCAGAGAAATGAGAACTTGGTTAGATTGTCTTGGTAATGAAGAATGTAGTTGAACAAACATTCCCCATCCTTATGCTTGTCTATCAAATCCATCTGTCCTCTCTCTCCGAAACTCTCAGACACGATGGGTATAACTACCCCTTTCTTACACCTGGGAACACGTTTTAAGTTGCAAATTTGACATAAAGAAATGAATAGTTTTACTTCTTCTTGGGTTACATTGGCAACCGTCTTGCTTACTTGAAAAAcagttcttttttctcctccatGGCCGAGGGCGTTATGGGCGTCGTAAATTGTGTCATATAGTTGCCCCTGGTCAATAAATCTGCGGTATACACGTTGGGGGGTCTAATGCggaggttgctgctgctgttaatgtTGAGCTGATTAACTTGCGTTTTATTCCCCGCTTCAGTCTCTTTTCGGTTTGTTCTACGCTGACCAGAATGTCTTCTCCGAACTTGTTTTTCACATCATATCGCGACAACAGATCGTATTCATGGGAAGTTTTTGTAGTGTTCTTAAATTTAGCTGCATTTACTTCACTAATGTATTTCTTTAACTTTTCGCGACTAAAAATCTTTCGACGTTCCCTGCATGGTTTTGACAACATTTGGCGTATCTGAAGGTCAAATTCTTGTTTGTGACAAACTTCTTTTTCTCCCTTTTCATTTTCACTTCTTTGTCCACAAGTCAATAATGACGCTGGAGCACTTGAAGGTACTGATTCGAGTGTATCCATCGTGTGGGTATCTGATTGACACTGATATCTATGACTGACCCCGCCTTATGTCGTTACCTCATTTTACCGCAGTCAGGAGACGATCGACCAATCACGAGCCTGCTTTCTTTGCTTAATGAGCAGTTACAATTTGTGCATACTTGGACAACTTGTGTACACTCGGCCAGAAACGACAGTGACCTTGCTGAATTAACTAAGTAAGACGAAAGCCTTACATATTAGGCCAAATAGTGAGTtacggctattaggtacgacacacatatatatatatatagatatatatatatatatatatatatatatatatatatatatatatatatattaatagggtattaatttcatcagccTACTCATCATTTCATTTCACCCAGGGCACTAAATTTCATTTcacccagcctactcatgagaaactctccagacacaaaacagaacgctttaaaagagactaacgtcgtctatgccttcaaatgccctcttggggactgtaagctccaaaaaacccagtatataggcaagacaacatctctttctaggcgtttaacgatgcataagcaacagggctccattaaggaacatataatctcttcccacaaccaaaccatcgccagagaaatcctagtaaacaacacagaaatcattgatagatacagcgatagcaggcggcttgacgttttgcgaggcactacacatcaagaagtcaacaccagcaatcaacagccaattattgcacaactatattctacccacctcaagactctatattctacccacctcaagatatatatatatatatatatatatatatatatatatatatatatatatatatatatatatatatatatgtatatatatatatatatatatatatatatatatatatatatatatatatatatatatatataatatatatatatatatatatatatatatatatgtatatatatatatatatatatatatatatatatatatatatatatatatatatatatgtatatatatatatatatatacatatatatatatatatatatatatatatatatatatatatatatatatatatatatatatatatttatatatatatatatgtcatacctaatagctagaacgcacttctcagccaactatgcagggcccgatttgcctaataagccaagttttcatgaattaattgtttttcggctacctaacctacctaacctaacctaacctacctttttcggctacctaacctaacctaacctataaagataggttaggttaggttaggtagggttggttaggttcggtcatatatctatgttaattttaactccaataaaaaaagttgacctcatacataatgaaatgggtagctttatcatttcaaaagaaaaaatttagagaaaatatattaattcaggaaaacttggcttattcggcaaatcgggccttgcatagtaggtcaaaaagtgcgttctggctactaggtacgacatatatatatatatatatatatatatatatatatatatatatatatatatatatatatatatatatatatatatatatatatatatatatatatatatatatatatatatatatatatatatatatatatatatatatatatatatatatatatatatatatatatatatatatatatatatatatatatatatatatatatatatatatatatatatatatatatatatatatatatatatatatatatatatatatatatatatatatatatatatatgtcgtacctagtagccagaactcacttctcagcctactatgcaaggcccgatttgcctaataagccaagttttcatgaattaatgttttttcgtctacctaacctacctaacctaacctaacctagctttttttggctacctaacctaaccttacctatatatataagttaggttaggttaggtagggttggttaggttcggtcatatatctacgttaattttaactccaataaaaaaaattgacctcatacatagtaaaaagggtagctttatcatttcataagaaaaaaattatagtaaatatattaattcagggaaacttggcttattaggcaaatcgggccttgaatagtaggctgagaagtgagttctggctactaggtacgacatatatatatatatatatatatatatatatatatatatatatatatactttattatgcaaggttatacagttacatatctgattttatacaaaaaatgaacattaagaggacacaagaaaaagttcgcttcctagaggctgtagatttcctcgaactcctccgacgccgggcaggaaccgaggatgcagcgggcatttcccctctggatcgcgacactgaggcgctgaaagagaaaacttgctgctctagggtctcttgtggtgtcaatgagcttggaaccaagatccttaagaaaccttcttgcactctcaccccatgggcctagggtctcagaccctattggaacgaagttgtacctttgatctaattgcctgtacttgactgacttttgtttttctctgtgtgtcgctgcggctcctgccgtgccggcagagagggtgatgtatgtcgttgccagggtggatacgcaagtatagtcccatgctaactgcctgccacccttccacggacacagtgtgattccgtctggtcggccggcaaagctaacagagtcacggttcagtaggttgcggggctctctctccgctggacactgagcagaggcaaggcttcttttaatgatgtcgttgacttcgtcgtgtctagtgtgccaaccacccgattttccacagtgcaggccatgcaatccatattcgtcagcatctgcctcgccgcaaatacacctgtgaacagtgtggataggggcagcaaggcggagagcgactgcaatacggagctcctgcggatcaagacgtgtgcctgtcgcagacatagggactgatagaaggaagtcccctgcatggggagcctgcacagctgtgaggcgtgcacgatcactgggggttgttgctgcctccagcaaagctgtggcttctttgtctacaatggggctgtcccaactggattgtttcttggctttcggcatggctggtctgagtgctgggtctgtcatggcaccccatttcgtgtcgcattccgtgtagtgggggtcctgtatccccgctacatcactcagggtgtaaggtagaatttccttaaccaggtcatctgatgctgaggaggaagacaggaaggctgggacagcaatttgggtggcggtgcggacacccaagccaccgagcctgacaggaagagtggcttgtttccactggcattcgttgagggagaggttaacaactttttccagcatggtcttcagtaggaggtcatactcgtcaagctttgggttgttgtaagatggggcgcacctcagaaagtaggttagcctcggaagggataggcatttggtgaggagataaaaagcatcgtgggcatcgatgtcacctattctgtcttccatcctcctaaggtctgcgattttcttgtcgaggatctcctcaatggcgttagacccgaggggagctccaaggagggtgctgttctcggccccaatgacatgggctccaggcaaggcagaccttattctagctacgatgtctgggttggaggagactacttcacacttggaagggttcaggacgagacccaggcttacttcttgctcccttattttcctgatatctgacaagaggtggtctacggtgccagctatagtgccatcatccaaaaaccagatgttgaactcgctggacaagctttcggtgatttcttttaagactaagcagaaaagaaggggagcaagaggatcaccttgctgaacaccttcacatgatctgatttcatgttcaccaaagagcagttttgactcaccactgtagcaggatagtatgaacgggtagaggggccggaaatggcgatgtacggcacaaagtactgcatctcttcttaccatgttgaaggcattcttaaagtccagtttgagcagggccttttcatcagaaatgtttgtgatgtttgctcgtgctgcatgggcagccgcttcacagccttgggggattccaaatcctagctggattggtttcagcaattcagccgcttgctggctgacaaccctcgtagcagccttggcaatcaggcgtcggagagtgttgccaacagcgattggcctgattccttcgtccttctttttgagagcacagagggaggcaccaaaaaagagaggcctgatgacctcaggtatatcaccagccaggcacgcgttgacgaaccttgtgagttccataagaagatcttgtgcagcatcaccaaccgcaggatttaacatctgcttgatatgttgaggttttaaccctgtaaagccgcctgctgacccaggtggaaaagaaagggctgctttgtagacctcagattcaccaacggttaatgggtctgaaatggtgtcggctgatggcggaacgatgttgtcgccttgaggggctctgggtgggtgcttgctttgctttgcaatatatatatatatatatatatatatatatatatatatatatatatatatatatatatatatatatatatatatatatatatgtcgtacctagtagccagaatgcacttctcggcctactatgcaaggcccgatttgcctaataagccaagttttcctgaattattatatttcctctaatttttttttcttatgaaatgataaagctaccgatttcattatgtatgaggtaatttttttttattttagttaaaattatcgtagatatatgaccgaacctaaccaaccatacctaacctaacctaacctatctttataggttaggttaggttaggtagccgaaaaacaattaattcatgaaaacttggcttattaggcaaattggaccttgcatagtaggctgagaagtgcgttctggctactaggtacgacatatatatatatatatatatatatatatatatatatatatatatatatatatatatatatatatatttatctatatctatctttatatatatatatatatatatatatatatatatttattctttGGAGCAGGTTATAGGGGCTAGCGGGGAGGGAGGACGTGTGGAGGAGGCTCTGTTGTTTACTGAACCATTACCTAGGGACATCCTGACGTCACCGTGCCTAGCcttcacagagtgctgtgtgaatgtCCTGGGAAGGTGCAGGAGTGGCGGAAGGTGCCTAGAGTGGGCCATCTCAACAAAAACGGATAAAAACAGTTGGgtgtgcagtgtatggaatacaacggcaatgagggccacgctggcgccctctaggcctcccacggctaaggtgtgggggaggagggggtgttgttgtttTGTCGGGCGAGGGGGGTCACTCATGTGCCACCCAGTGTTTATAGAAATACGTTTGGGaaagaaaaatgaaaataaaaatcagcaatcatggtcagagctaatagagctcacagtgtgtcggattacaagtgtatgattcattcaccattgtgcagtgatatacaagaaaattataccagtgtttaagtgtcacccagaccccccccccttcaagctgagcgaggcccggtcaacccccacctcctccccgcccgccggcctgaccgcaccacagtacctcctgccatcccacaacccagcccaccctgcgcctgggtgtcttccacccacctattcaccgcccacacagtgcttgtggcagggatgtgctaccctccatgcacccagatatggcacaggtcacagcaggcattcaggttcctcccaaaagggagggagacacaagtactcataggagtggtgagtgtgagggacagctagccacccctcctgccaccacccgtgtccacccctgccgccaccacccctgtcatccctcccacgccggccgcccgggggatggaggggactccaccaactaaccaggaacccctcagccaagaacagggtcctgggaacagtgcacccagacgtgcaaccagaggacccagacccagaggaacgtgtcgggtgtgtgacgaattacacagccttagaaacgatggaaccctacgtcaacacaacaactgtgagggttcattgacggtacctgtagagagagaaggcccacaggtccccccggcacccccacacatcccagcaaacttcatatcatcagatgacctcctgggggccatcaaagcatccaccaccagaactcttccccacattcctaaagcagcgcgcccatttgcagcagggaaatatacagaccttttaaggaaagtaaatgaacggtctgaaaatcttaatgctgcagccaccatccaagcatggcataatttgctcctgtttggcaatatttgcttaggcgtacctgcaagaggaggcaagtcgctagcctcatcagtcactagggcaataaataatttccccagagctaacaacttgatccccatccctcctcaacgcaaaaaccgtcgtggcagacccaagagttccaatgacaattttaaacttggaacacaagtgaccaaaaaaattgaagagggcaacacagtaggggcaattaggttacttaccagcgaagacacaatcgcccctagaaataccgctaccgccaactcgctgagagagaagcaccctcctagagtaccatgggaacccactgctcaggacacaaatgtcccagacatgggacctctattcctccaagcgtcagaggtatacaaagccatcatgtcatttccgccaggctcggcagggggatacactggagtaagacctcagcacctcaaggagatggtaaatccagttctcggagaagttgccgagacactattgtcagaggtcacgaagtttgtcaacgactgcctctctgggttgatcccagatacaatgaaaccctttttctttggagcatccctttgtgccctcaagaagaaagatggtggagtcagacccattgccgtgggtaacacacttcggcaccttattgctagggcagctgtgagaaaaattagcatagacgctgcgacgatgcttcgaccccatcaactaggttttggtgttccccatggctgtgaagcagcagctcatgcagcacgagcctatataaagcacctcccagaaaataaggcattaattaaattagactttaaaaatgccttcaaccaggtaaaaagggatgtggtactggaagcagttcgaacaagctttccttctctactccccttcgtctcagcagggtacagtaggaaaTCGActctgctgtttggggaacatgaagttatttctgcagaaggtgtccagcagggagacccacttgccccttttcttttttgcatggctgttaaagaggtcacaagcaggttgaccagcgaactcaacatctggttcctggacgatggcaccctggcagggacacaggagtccctgctaaaagatctacagctggtgaaatataagggagaggagttaggactcaccctaaacccattaaagtgtgaaatcatctcatctagccaaccaaccatagatgcagtgcgaaccatattgccaggagcccaagtgatcgctcccaccgacagtgtgctgctaggggcacctctgggctcgagcgccattgaggtagtcctcgaagaaaagctgaacgacctgaggaggatggagggaagaaaaggggctttggacgcccacgatgctctgtaccttctcacaaggtgcctggctttgcccagactgacctatttcctaaggtgtgctccctccttcgacagcccaaaattaacagaatatgacacactcctaaggtcaataaccgtgaaagtgttaaacctctccctgcaagatgaccaatgggaccaatcaacgctcccagttagactcgggggggataggtattcgcaaggcgacccagttagcattgccggcattcttatcctcgaccagtgcaacaggtgaattagttaaggaaatactaccggaacacctaagagacttcattgggattcatgatcccaaattcgcggaaggagccggtcagtgggacactcttgtcaactctcatactcggccgacttttccaaatgactgcaaacagcccaaatgggatagccccatagtggagaacatcgccacatcattgctggaggcagcttccaggaaggacaaagcgcgtcttctagctgtgcaagctccccatgccggggacttcctgttggcagtccctaattccgccttgggcacccgcctggaccatcggaccctaagtattggtgttgctctgcgccttgccgcccctatctccaccgagcaccggtgtatttgcggccatgcacgggcagaccaatacggcagccatggtctcatctgtcgtaagacacagggaaagattgccagacatgaagcagtcaatgacatcatcaagagaagtttggcttcatctgggtgcccagcacaaagggaacctcagttgtgcaggcctgacaacagccaaaaacggccagatggagtcaccctgcagccgtggagggaaggtaaacaggtcgtgtgggactacacgtgtgcatccacattggctaccttacagcgcagctgagggaggcggggcggccaccttcagggagacccagaaaactaacaagtacagggacctagaacgttgttacaggttcgtgccaataggctctgagactctgggcgcctggggtaaatgtgcacttacgttcctgaaggagctgggcggggaactcattgggaagactagagacccaagagcggccagttttatgttccagcgcctcagtgtcgctgttcagaggggaaatgcgtgttgtatcttgggtacgcacccgacccccgaggaactggacgaggtcttcgaacactgattggtatattgttatataagtgtgtgttttctgtaaactgtaacattgaaataaaatcaaataaaaacaaaaaaaaataataggggtggtaggaaaggaaaagattaaagtattcagtgagaatccacaaggtcttctctgaacactatttattttcttctcagaggatgtgggtccctttaattaaaccagtggtggtacccctatatgtatatatatatatatatatatatatatatatatatatatatatatatatatatatatatatatatatatatatatatatatatatatatatatatatatatatatatatatatatatatatatatatatttatatttatatttatatatttatatatatatatatatatatatatatatatatatatatatatatatatatatatatatatatatatattattaaatatgaccgaaaaagtaagattaataattctaacacgaattttctcaatctttcgtacattacgcttcactgttggaggtaaatcaaaaatcacttctccaaaattcatttttatttctagtctgacgcgacacgggcgcgtttcgtaaaacttattacattttcaaagacttcacaaatacacaactgattagaacttacgtctctctgatattatatctacatttgagtgaggtgggaagggtgatgtggcattaacacaagacagaacaggaggggatattaatagggtattaaaagtatcaacacaagacagaacagaaacaatgggtattgaatagaagtgtttgtagaaagcttattggtctatatttcttgatgcttctatattggagcggagtcttgaggtgggtagaatatagttgtgcaataattggctgttgattgctggtgttgacttcttgatgtgtagtgcctcgcaaacgtcaagccgcctgctatcgctgtatctatcgatgatttctgtgttgtttactaggatttctctggcgatggtttggttatgggaagagattatatgttccttaatggagccctgttgcttatgcatcgttaaacgcctagaaagagatgttgttgtcttgcctatatactgggttttttggagcttacagtccccaagtgggcatttgaaggcatagacgacgttagtctcttttaaagcgttctgttttgtgtctggagagtttctcatgagtaggctggctgtttttctggttttatagtaaatcgtcagttgtatcctctgatttttgtctgtagggataacgtttctattaacaatatctttcaggaccctttcctccgttttatgagctgtggaaaagaagttcctgtaaaatagtctaatagggggtataggtgttgtgttagttgtctcttcagaggttgcatggcttttcactttccttcttatgatgtcttcgatgaaaccaatggagaagccgttattgactaggacctgccttaccctacagagttcttcgtcgacttgcttccattcaaaaccagaaaaacggccagcctactcatgagaaactctccagacacaaaacagaacgctttaaaagagactaacgtcgtctatgccttcaaatgcccacttggggactgtaagctccaaaaaacccagtatataggcaagacaacaacatctctttctaggcgtt
Proteins encoded in this window:
- the LOC138355195 gene encoding KRAB-A domain-containing protein 2-like, with the translated sequence MAQVNPLNGKPRHPQSKGSIERANGDITKMLGSWMCENRTRDWSAGLPFVQFNKNIAYSRGVGLSSYKAVFGIELPIGMQTELSPSMYKQLQGTDITEEDLLTMNLIEEEGEEEDDPIGDQEGSREQDVEEHHCRQPPTTEAGNQNETIIITRDSEVSI